One window of Paenibacillus sp. FSL K6-3182 genomic DNA carries:
- a CDS encoding sigma-70 family RNA polymerase sigma factor, with protein MNVSRLVKQAQKGNKEALLQLIIADQDAYYRLAYSYLRNEHDAMDAMADMIVTLYEKLDQLQKSEAFYSWSKTILVNRCKKLLRQKERFVPLGDEGESSFAGLTEDNPYRNTESEMNMQVLLSNLNAQQREAIELRYVHDLPYQTIADMTCSPIGTIKSRISQGMQKLKAMIGGDRNENDRGEIAGAQTDLEYRAGTVRT; from the coding sequence ATGAATGTAAGCCGTCTTGTCAAACAAGCTCAAAAAGGCAACAAAGAAGCTTTATTACAACTAATCATAGCCGATCAGGACGCTTATTATCGTCTTGCCTACAGCTATTTGAGAAATGAGCATGACGCGATGGATGCCATGGCAGACATGATTGTTACGCTTTATGAAAAGCTGGATCAATTGCAAAAGAGCGAAGCCTTCTACAGCTGGAGCAAAACCATTCTCGTCAATCGTTGCAAAAAACTGCTCCGCCAAAAAGAACGATTTGTTCCACTGGGAGACGAGGGTGAATCATCTTTTGCTGGATTAACTGAAGATAACCCTTACCGCAACACGGAGTCTGAGATGAACATGCAGGTGCTGCTCTCGAATCTAAACGCACAGCAGCGGGAAGCTATCGAGCTTCGCTATGTACATGATCTTCCGTATCAGACGATTGCGGACATGACCTGTTCACCGATTGGAACCATCAAATCAAGAATTTCGCAAGGCATGCAAAAACTGAAAGCGATGATCGGAGGGGATCGTAATGAAAACGATCGAGGAGAGATTGCAGGAGCACAGACAGACCTTGAATATCGTGCAGGCACCGTCAGGACTTGA
- a CDS encoding acyl-CoA thioesterase yields MENKYVKETRSFKVSRVFPTDVNNHNTLFGGKLMSYIDDIASISASKLCRVTAVTASTDSVDFLHPIRPTDSVSLESFVTWTGKSSIEVFVKVIREDLRSGERKIAATSFLTFVALDEQNKTILVPRIVPETEEEIKLYETAEHRTAMRKQRREESKKFADFLLTKFPWE; encoded by the coding sequence TTGGAAAATAAATATGTCAAAGAAACGCGATCCTTTAAGGTTTCAAGAGTATTCCCAACCGATGTAAACAATCACAATACGTTGTTCGGCGGCAAACTTATGTCTTATATCGATGATATTGCTTCGATATCCGCTTCCAAATTATGCAGAGTTACCGCGGTAACAGCTTCGACGGATTCCGTTGATTTCTTGCATCCAATCCGCCCAACAGATTCCGTTTCCCTAGAGTCCTTCGTTACTTGGACGGGCAAAAGTTCAATCGAGGTTTTTGTGAAAGTGATACGAGAAGATTTAAGAAGCGGCGAGCGAAAAATAGCAGCAACCTCTTTTCTTACTTTCGTTGCCCTTGATGAACAAAATAAGACAATACTTGTACCTCGTATTGTCCCTGAAACGGAAGAAGAAATTAAATTATATGAAACAGCCGAGCATAGAACGGCAATGAGGAAGCAGCGCAGAGAAGAGAGCAAAAAGTTTGCAGACTTTTTGCTGACGAAGTTTCCGTGGGAATAA
- a CDS encoding benzoate/H(+) symporter BenE family transporter, translating into MIKTQSKLNRQNVFTGILSAMLACTGGAVLIVSSAEKAGFSTLELVAWLFAVYFFGGLLNIALTLIYKIPFGGAHSITAVAFLSTSATQFTVQELAGASIISGIIIAVFGLSGLSDKLLAFLPKPLMDAMLAGLIFNHIVKIVPAVKDAPFVGFMALVVFFLFPRLFKGFPPVLGVVCMGLLALWIGYDLPPMEVLPFALPHVVSPEFSINGLLSLAIPLSILVLSNDLFVALAALRKNGYEPSASKTITITGFATTAVAFLGGHSVNVGGMMSMLCSSEEAGAKESRPYAAIVSGTLVALFGLFAWKVIAFINILPSSFIWLLTGFSLMGVFIQSLQSAFSESAYRYSTAFTFAIAVANVAFLGVSAPVWCLAIGMVTMKLLGEGTRSNSKDVVRQNK; encoded by the coding sequence ATGATAAAAACCCAATCCAAGCTCAATCGGCAAAATGTGTTTACTGGTATATTATCTGCGATGCTGGCATGTACAGGCGGAGCCGTACTCATCGTTAGCAGCGCTGAAAAAGCAGGTTTTTCAACCTTAGAGCTCGTCGCGTGGCTGTTCGCCGTTTACTTTTTTGGCGGACTGCTGAACATAGCTTTGACGTTGATTTATAAAATACCGTTTGGCGGCGCGCATTCGATAACCGCCGTTGCTTTCTTAAGCACTTCTGCGACACAATTTACAGTGCAGGAGTTAGCTGGTGCGAGCATTATTTCCGGGATTATTATCGCTGTATTTGGTTTATCTGGTCTGTCCGATAAGCTGCTGGCTTTCCTGCCTAAGCCTCTGATGGATGCGATGCTTGCCGGTTTAATATTCAACCATATTGTAAAAATCGTTCCCGCGGTCAAGGATGCTCCCTTTGTCGGGTTTATGGCATTGGTCGTTTTTTTCTTATTTCCCCGTTTATTCAAGGGCTTTCCGCCCGTGCTCGGCGTCGTTTGCATGGGGCTGCTTGCTCTATGGATTGGCTACGATTTGCCTCCAATGGAGGTGCTGCCGTTTGCGCTGCCGCATGTGGTGAGCCCTGAGTTTTCGATTAATGGGCTGTTATCGTTAGCTATCCCTTTGTCGATACTCGTGCTTAGCAACGATTTGTTTGTAGCTTTGGCAGCACTTCGCAAAAATGGCTATGAGCCATCCGCTTCCAAGACAATTACGATAACTGGTTTTGCCACGACTGCTGTAGCGTTTCTTGGCGGACATAGTGTAAATGTTGGAGGAATGATGAGTATGCTTTGCAGCAGCGAAGAAGCTGGTGCAAAGGAATCTCGTCCTTATGCAGCAATTGTCTCGGGTACATTAGTGGCGCTATTTGGATTATTTGCTTGGAAGGTTATTGCCTTTATTAATATTCTTCCGTCTTCATTTATTTGGCTTCTAACGGGTTTTTCATTGATGGGGGTATTCATTCAAAGCCTTCAGTCAGCCTTTTCGGAATCTGCCTACCGCTACTCAACGGCCTTTACATTTGCGATTGCGGTAGCGAATGTCGCCTTTCTTGGCGTTTCTGCGCCTGTTTGGTGCTTGGCAATCGGCATGGTTACGATGAAATTGCTGGGCGAGGGAACACGCAGCAATAGCAAGGATGTTGTTCGTCAAAATAAATAG
- a CDS encoding extracellular solute-binding protein, with translation MKNKRAKSTSLLLAVTLMAVTLFGCSNNNGGAVNKPSDNAGTTNSGTEQKEVKLKVLHNWNGSSGSDTDTTAIEKVIKEKTGITIEWEYTKGSEVEKVNTIFATQDMPDIYTGPAWGGELDGIIKAAKEDQLVDLSDKLDKYPNLAKAIQKDNVPPALYEKAFDVYDGKQFLLYQNHPATPEDAMDWLYGFYVRKDIAEKVGVDPQSVRTKEELYSFLKKIKDADLKENGMSVIPLGGFHNGWAVGIGNTMFYGSGYVDKGDGTLENSFFSKQYEDYTLYYRKLISEGLLDLEAFTQTDPIANEKIKQGRIAVLAAHYPAILDASKDYVKAHPGSDYIPVGPLERAGAAADRPADLSIQGNNVTVIPKKSKNVDAALRLLDYLASDEGFLLVRYGIQGEHWDMENGKPVAKKEWFDKFSADTTGKMKKNEGMGIGLESMSGQDRINSVGAGDIWSDQDRLAAMDNARKILRPNGISVISAYNPGDVMIKSPQWEMLKPSMDKIGDVWKEAIYAKSDEAALKIINDLRGQMNKTGYKEAMQFTNDNLKGKEVALFGMAN, from the coding sequence ATGAAGAACAAAAGAGCAAAAAGCACTTCGTTGTTACTCGCAGTAACTCTGATGGCGGTTACGCTGTTTGGCTGCAGCAACAACAACGGTGGCGCCGTCAATAAGCCTTCGGACAACGCAGGCACAACTAACAGCGGTACAGAGCAAAAAGAGGTGAAACTCAAAGTTCTTCACAACTGGAACGGCTCCAGCGGCAGCGACACAGATACGACGGCGATCGAGAAGGTTATTAAAGAAAAAACGGGGATTACGATCGAGTGGGAATATACAAAGGGCAGTGAAGTTGAGAAAGTGAACACCATTTTTGCAACTCAAGATATGCCTGATATTTACACAGGTCCAGCTTGGGGCGGAGAGCTAGATGGAATTATAAAAGCAGCGAAGGAAGACCAATTGGTCGATCTTTCGGATAAGCTGGACAAATATCCAAATCTAGCAAAAGCGATTCAGAAAGACAATGTTCCGCCAGCGCTTTATGAGAAAGCTTTTGATGTGTATGACGGCAAGCAGTTCTTGCTTTACCAGAACCACCCTGCAACACCTGAGGATGCAATGGATTGGCTTTATGGCTTCTATGTCCGCAAGGATATTGCTGAGAAGGTTGGAGTAGATCCGCAATCCGTACGTACAAAGGAAGAGCTTTACAGCTTCCTGAAAAAAATCAAGGACGCTGACCTGAAGGAAAATGGCATGTCTGTTATTCCTCTCGGAGGCTTCCATAACGGCTGGGCTGTTGGTATTGGTAATACGATGTTCTATGGCTCTGGTTATGTAGATAAAGGTGATGGAACGCTGGAAAACAGCTTCTTCTCGAAACAATACGAGGATTATACGCTGTATTACCGCAAGCTGATCTCCGAAGGTCTGCTTGATCTTGAAGCGTTTACGCAAACCGATCCAATCGCGAATGAGAAAATCAAGCAAGGTCGTATTGCAGTGCTGGCTGCTCACTATCCAGCGATTCTCGATGCTTCCAAGGACTATGTGAAAGCGCATCCAGGCAGCGATTATATTCCAGTCGGCCCGCTTGAGCGTGCTGGTGCTGCTGCTGACCGTCCTGCTGACCTTTCTATTCAAGGAAACAACGTAACCGTTATTCCGAAAAAATCGAAAAACGTAGATGCAGCGCTTCGCCTGCTGGACTATCTTGCTTCTGATGAAGGTTTCCTTCTCGTACGTTACGGCATTCAAGGCGAACATTGGGATATGGAAAACGGCAAGCCTGTAGCCAAAAAAGAATGGTTTGATAAATTCTCAGCGGATACAACTGGCAAGATGAAGAAAAACGAAGGCATGGGCATTGGCCTTGAGAGCATGTCTGGCCAAGACCGCATCAACTCCGTTGGCGCTGGAGACATCTGGTCTGATCAGGATCGTCTGGCAGCGATGGACAATGCGCGTAAAATTTTACGTCCTAACGGTATTAGTGTTATTTCGGCATACAATCCTGGCGACGTTATGATTAAGTCTCCACAGTGGGAAATGCTGAAGCCATCCATGGACAAAATAGGCGACGTCTGGAAAGAAGCGATTTATGCGAAATCGGATGAAGCGGCACTAAAAATCATTAATGATCTTCGCGGACAGATGAATAAAACAGGCTATAAAGAAGCGATGCAGTTTACTAATGACAACTTGAAAGGCAAGGAAGTAGCTTTGTTTGGAATGGCAAACTAA